The proteins below come from a single Clupea harengus chromosome 21, Ch_v2.0.2, whole genome shotgun sequence genomic window:
- the LOC105893249 gene encoding calsequestrin-2-like — MLSLWMISIACMGLGSFCAGKGGLEFPSFDGKDRVLNINKRNYKKALKKHDMLCVLYHEPLSADKGLQKQFHMTEMVLELAAQVLEDRDIGFGMVDSRKDAKVARKLGLEEEGSIYTFKEDRLIEFDGELSADTLVEFLLDLLEDPVELISNSREQRAFERMEGQTRLIGYFKGEESEHYKAFLEAAEQFQPYIKFFATFDKAVAKHLTLKMNEVDFYEPFMEEPVTIPGKPNSEAEIVDFVNTHRRPTLRKLRSEDMFETWEDDMDGIHIVAFAEEEDPDGYEFLEILKEVARDNTNNPDLSIVWIDPDDFPLLTTYWEQTFKVDLFRPQIGVVNVTDADSVWLDIASDEALPSAEALEDWIEDVLSGKINTEDDDDEAGREGDDGDEYYEEEEEDDEDVDDADDDDRD; from the exons ATGCTGTCTTTGTGGATGATCTCCATTGCTTGCATGGGCCTCGGCTCTTTCTGCGCCGGGAAAGGAGGCCTGGAGTTCCCCAGCTTTGATGGGAAGGACCGCGTGCTCAACATCAACAAGCGGAACTACAAGAAGGCCCTGAAGAAGCATGACATGCTGTGCGTGCTTTACCACGAGCCGCTGTCCGCTGATAAGGGCCTCCAGAAGCAGTTCCACATGACGGAGATGGTACTGGAG CTAGCTGCCCAGGTTCTGGAGGACAGAGATATTGGGTTTGGGATGGTTGACTCCCGCAAGGATGCCAAAGTGGCCAGAAAACTAG GACTGGAAGAAGAAGGAAGCATCTACACATTTAAAGAGGATCGCCTGATTGAGTTTGATGGAGAACTCTCGGCTGATACTCTGGTGGAGTTTCTGctggat CTCCTTGAGGACCCAGTGGAGCTCATCAGTAACTCCCGGGAGCAGCGTGCCTTCGAGCGCATGGAGGGCCAAACCCGCCTCATTGGCTACTTCAAGGGGGAAGAGTCAGAGC attaCAAAGCCTTTCTGGAGGCGGCTGAGCAGTTTCAGCCCTATATCAAGTTCTTTGCCACTTTTGATAAAGCG GTTGCAAAGCATCTGACTCTAAAGATGAATGAGGTTGACTTTTATGAGCCCTTTATGGAGGAGCCAGTCACTATCCCTGGAAAACCCAACTCTGAGGCTGAGATTGTAGACTTTGTTAATACACACAGAAG GCCAACTCTGAGAAAGTTGCGCTCTGAGGACATGTTTGAGACATGG GAGGATGACATGGACGGGATACACATAGTTGCctttgcagaggaagaggatcCTG ATGGCTACGAGTTCCTGGAGATCCTGAAGGAGGTAGCAAGAGACAACACCAATAACCCTGACCTGAGCATTGTATGGATTGACCCTGATGACTTTCCTCTA CTGACCACATATTGGGAGCAGACCTTCAAAGTGGACCTGTTCAGACCACAGATTGGAGTGGTGAACGTGACCGAT GCGGACAGTGTTTGGTTGGACATTGCCAGTGATGAAGCTCTACCGTCTGCGGAGGCCTTGGAGGACTGGATAGAGGATGTGCTGTCCGGGAAGATCAACACAgaggatgacgatgatgaagcCGGCCGTGAGGGTGATGATGGGGATGAATAttatgaagaagaagaggaggacgatGAGGATGTTGATGATGCAGACGATGATGACCGTGATTGA